Proteins from one Coffea arabica cultivar ET-39 chromosome 8c, Coffea Arabica ET-39 HiFi, whole genome shotgun sequence genomic window:
- the LOC113707343 gene encoding RNA polymerase sigma factor sigC-like isoform X2, which translates to MGFRLTPKWGFSIQLSFSTKTSSWPSSNSLKGWEAVYESAKMSSFSVAYGDTTTWLSDPMRVKMCSSATQARENDNSETEDMEDAVSRWSYHGSCNMAHNDISSSRENNNSIYLASLRNTKALHFGLLMKNLDVLEETIADSGVLRLEEDILVQLERLGALELFQTCLCRMLKPSTLYDLSDKATKPVEASQINCPVEDVVGKKVVHSVKKEKRKSRRKRPLDKGNGKFMQEKYSSTLEDAQQVEFSPGRKSSDSRSRSLKIARTEAEMSQGVKLVSELERIRTIVEENTGQVVGMSNWAEAAQVNIQVLQQHLQFGWYCRDELLRSTRSLVLYIARNYRGLGVAFEDLVQAGNLGVLQGAQRFDHTRGYKFSTYVQYWIRKSISMVVAQHARGIRIPSSLSKAISQIQKARKALKSSHGKYPDVNEIAKFTGLSTAKIMSVSKCLRIVGSIDQKVGDSSSAKRLELISDTSMRSPGETVVRQHMLQGMYGLMKDLEPRERQVLVLRFGLRSHQRKSLEEIGRLYSVSKEWVRKIERRALTKLRKNDVFQDLSQYMNM; encoded by the exons ATGGGTTTTAGGCTGACTCCGAAATGGGGTTTCTCAATCCAGCTTTCCTTTTCCACCAAGACATCATCTTGGCCCTCCTCAAATTCAC TTAAAGGCTGGGAGGCCGTTTATGAGTCAGCAAAAATGTCTTCCTTTTCTGTTGCCTACGGCGATACTACAACCTGGTTAAGTGATCCAATGAGAGTCAAGATGTGTTCGTCAGCCACGCAAGCCCGTGAGAATGATAACTCAGAAACAGAAGACATGGag GATGCAGTTAGCAGATGGTCCTACCATGGTTCATGCAATATGGCTCACAATGATATCTCAAGCTCGAGAGAGAATAACAATTCAATATATCTTGCAAGTTTACGGAATACTAAAGCATTACATTTTGGTTTACTGATGAAAAATCTTGATGTGTTGGAGGAGACAATTGCAGATTCAGGGGTCCTAAGGTTGGAAGAAGATATTCTGGTGCAATTGGAAAGACTTGGGGCTCTGGAGTTATTCCAGACCTGTCTATGTAGGATGCTTAAGCCCTCAACCTTATATGATCTGTCTGACAAAGCAACTAAGCCTGTTGAAGCATCTCAAATAAATTGCCCAGTGGAAGATGTTGTGGGTAAGAAGGTTGTTCACTctgtaaagaaagaaaaaagaaaatcaagaagaaagagGCCATTGGATAAAGGAAATGGTAAATTTATGCAGGAAAAGTACTCAAGTACGCTAGAGGATGCTCAACAGGTTGAATTTTCTCCTGGGAGGAAATCATCCGATTCTAGAAGTAGAAGCCTGAAAATTGCTCGAACTGAGGCAGAAATGTCTCAAGGTGTTAAG TTAGTTTCTGAGCTTGAAAGAATCAGGACAATAGTTGAAGAGAACACTGGACAGGTAGTTGGCATGAGTAACTGGGCAGAAGCTGCTCAAGTTAATATACAGGTGTTGCAGCAACATCTGCAGTTTGGTTGGTATTGTAGGGATGAGCTTCTAAGAAGCACACGTTCTTTAGTTTTATACATTGCTAGAAATTACAGGGGACTGGGAGTTGCCTTTGAAGATTTAGTTCAG GCTGGAAATCTTGGTGTCCTGCAAGGAGCTCAAAGATTTGATCACACACGGGGATACAAGTTCTCAACCTACGTCCAGTATTGGATAAGGAAATCAATCTCAATGGTGGTAGCACAACATGCAAGAGGAATTAGAATTCCT TCATCATTGAGCAAGGCAATAAGTCAAATACAGAAAGCTCGAAAGGCCCTGAAGAGCAGCCACGGAAAATATCCGGATGTTAATGAAATTGCAAAGTTCACTGGTCTCTCTACTGCTAAAATTATGTCAGTGAGCAAATGCCTCAGGATTGTTGGTTCGATCGATCAGAAAGTGGGAGACTCTAGCAGTGCAAAACGTTTA GAACTCATATCTGATACATCAATGAGAAGCCCAGGAGAAACAGTGGTGAGACAGCACATGCTACAAGGCATGTATGGCCTTATGAAAGACTTAGAGCCACGGGAAAGGCAAGTATTAGTCCTAAGGTTTGGGCTTAGATCTCATCAAAGGAAGTCACTTGAGGAGATTGGGAGGCTGTATTCTGTAAGCAAAGAGTGggtaagaaaaatagaaagaagaGCGCTgacaaaactaagaaaaaacgATGTCTTTCAAGATTTAAGTCAATATATGAATATGTAG
- the LOC113707343 gene encoding RNA polymerase sigma factor sigC-like isoform X1 has protein sequence MELSITSTSILDCSCEKLGIRVFPMHTKFAIFSNLLSLVQDSKGENVYYSAGLLGPYCRFRVVKGWEAVYESAKMSSFSVAYGDTTTWLSDPMRVKMCSSATQARENDNSETEDMEDAVSRWSYHGSCNMAHNDISSSRENNNSIYLASLRNTKALHFGLLMKNLDVLEETIADSGVLRLEEDILVQLERLGALELFQTCLCRMLKPSTLYDLSDKATKPVEASQINCPVEDVVGKKVVHSVKKEKRKSRRKRPLDKGNGKFMQEKYSSTLEDAQQVEFSPGRKSSDSRSRSLKIARTEAEMSQGVKLVSELERIRTIVEENTGQVVGMSNWAEAAQVNIQVLQQHLQFGWYCRDELLRSTRSLVLYIARNYRGLGVAFEDLVQAGNLGVLQGAQRFDHTRGYKFSTYVQYWIRKSISMVVAQHARGIRIPSSLSKAISQIQKARKALKSSHGKYPDVNEIAKFTGLSTAKIMSVSKCLRIVGSIDQKVGDSSSAKRLELISDTSMRSPGETVVRQHMLQGMYGLMKDLEPRERQVLVLRFGLRSHQRKSLEEIGRLYSVSKEWVRKIERRALTKLRKNDVFQDLSQYMNM, from the exons ATGGAGCTGAGTATCACGTCGACTAGTATTCTGGATTGCTCCTGTGAAAAACTGGGAATAAGAGTTTTTCCTATGCACACAAAGTTTGCCATTTTTAGTAATCTATTGTCCTTGGTGCAAGATAGTAAAGGAGAAAACGTCTATTATTCAGCGGGTTTATTGGGTCCTTATTGCAGATTTAGAGTAG TTAAAGGCTGGGAGGCCGTTTATGAGTCAGCAAAAATGTCTTCCTTTTCTGTTGCCTACGGCGATACTACAACCTGGTTAAGTGATCCAATGAGAGTCAAGATGTGTTCGTCAGCCACGCAAGCCCGTGAGAATGATAACTCAGAAACAGAAGACATGGag GATGCAGTTAGCAGATGGTCCTACCATGGTTCATGCAATATGGCTCACAATGATATCTCAAGCTCGAGAGAGAATAACAATTCAATATATCTTGCAAGTTTACGGAATACTAAAGCATTACATTTTGGTTTACTGATGAAAAATCTTGATGTGTTGGAGGAGACAATTGCAGATTCAGGGGTCCTAAGGTTGGAAGAAGATATTCTGGTGCAATTGGAAAGACTTGGGGCTCTGGAGTTATTCCAGACCTGTCTATGTAGGATGCTTAAGCCCTCAACCTTATATGATCTGTCTGACAAAGCAACTAAGCCTGTTGAAGCATCTCAAATAAATTGCCCAGTGGAAGATGTTGTGGGTAAGAAGGTTGTTCACTctgtaaagaaagaaaaaagaaaatcaagaagaaagagGCCATTGGATAAAGGAAATGGTAAATTTATGCAGGAAAAGTACTCAAGTACGCTAGAGGATGCTCAACAGGTTGAATTTTCTCCTGGGAGGAAATCATCCGATTCTAGAAGTAGAAGCCTGAAAATTGCTCGAACTGAGGCAGAAATGTCTCAAGGTGTTAAG TTAGTTTCTGAGCTTGAAAGAATCAGGACAATAGTTGAAGAGAACACTGGACAGGTAGTTGGCATGAGTAACTGGGCAGAAGCTGCTCAAGTTAATATACAGGTGTTGCAGCAACATCTGCAGTTTGGTTGGTATTGTAGGGATGAGCTTCTAAGAAGCACACGTTCTTTAGTTTTATACATTGCTAGAAATTACAGGGGACTGGGAGTTGCCTTTGAAGATTTAGTTCAG GCTGGAAATCTTGGTGTCCTGCAAGGAGCTCAAAGATTTGATCACACACGGGGATACAAGTTCTCAACCTACGTCCAGTATTGGATAAGGAAATCAATCTCAATGGTGGTAGCACAACATGCAAGAGGAATTAGAATTCCT TCATCATTGAGCAAGGCAATAAGTCAAATACAGAAAGCTCGAAAGGCCCTGAAGAGCAGCCACGGAAAATATCCGGATGTTAATGAAATTGCAAAGTTCACTGGTCTCTCTACTGCTAAAATTATGTCAGTGAGCAAATGCCTCAGGATTGTTGGTTCGATCGATCAGAAAGTGGGAGACTCTAGCAGTGCAAAACGTTTA GAACTCATATCTGATACATCAATGAGAAGCCCAGGAGAAACAGTGGTGAGACAGCACATGCTACAAGGCATGTATGGCCTTATGAAAGACTTAGAGCCACGGGAAAGGCAAGTATTAGTCCTAAGGTTTGGGCTTAGATCTCATCAAAGGAAGTCACTTGAGGAGATTGGGAGGCTGTATTCTGTAAGCAAAGAGTGggtaagaaaaatagaaagaagaGCGCTgacaaaactaagaaaaaacgATGTCTTTCAAGATTTAAGTCAATATATGAATATGTAG
- the LOC113707343 gene encoding RNA polymerase sigma factor sigC-like isoform X3: MSSFSVAYGDTTTWLSDPMRVKMCSSATQARENDNSETEDMEDAVSRWSYHGSCNMAHNDISSSRENNNSIYLASLRNTKALHFGLLMKNLDVLEETIADSGVLRLEEDILVQLERLGALELFQTCLCRMLKPSTLYDLSDKATKPVEASQINCPVEDVVGKKVVHSVKKEKRKSRRKRPLDKGNGKFMQEKYSSTLEDAQQVEFSPGRKSSDSRSRSLKIARTEAEMSQGVKLVSELERIRTIVEENTGQVVGMSNWAEAAQVNIQVLQQHLQFGWYCRDELLRSTRSLVLYIARNYRGLGVAFEDLVQAGNLGVLQGAQRFDHTRGYKFSTYVQYWIRKSISMVVAQHARGIRIPSSLSKAISQIQKARKALKSSHGKYPDVNEIAKFTGLSTAKIMSVSKCLRIVGSIDQKVGDSSSAKRLELISDTSMRSPGETVVRQHMLQGMYGLMKDLEPRERQVLVLRFGLRSHQRKSLEEIGRLYSVSKEWVRKIERRALTKLRKNDVFQDLSQYMNM; this comes from the exons ATGTCTTCCTTTTCTGTTGCCTACGGCGATACTACAACCTGGTTAAGTGATCCAATGAGAGTCAAGATGTGTTCGTCAGCCACGCAAGCCCGTGAGAATGATAACTCAGAAACAGAAGACATGGag GATGCAGTTAGCAGATGGTCCTACCATGGTTCATGCAATATGGCTCACAATGATATCTCAAGCTCGAGAGAGAATAACAATTCAATATATCTTGCAAGTTTACGGAATACTAAAGCATTACATTTTGGTTTACTGATGAAAAATCTTGATGTGTTGGAGGAGACAATTGCAGATTCAGGGGTCCTAAGGTTGGAAGAAGATATTCTGGTGCAATTGGAAAGACTTGGGGCTCTGGAGTTATTCCAGACCTGTCTATGTAGGATGCTTAAGCCCTCAACCTTATATGATCTGTCTGACAAAGCAACTAAGCCTGTTGAAGCATCTCAAATAAATTGCCCAGTGGAAGATGTTGTGGGTAAGAAGGTTGTTCACTctgtaaagaaagaaaaaagaaaatcaagaagaaagagGCCATTGGATAAAGGAAATGGTAAATTTATGCAGGAAAAGTACTCAAGTACGCTAGAGGATGCTCAACAGGTTGAATTTTCTCCTGGGAGGAAATCATCCGATTCTAGAAGTAGAAGCCTGAAAATTGCTCGAACTGAGGCAGAAATGTCTCAAGGTGTTAAG TTAGTTTCTGAGCTTGAAAGAATCAGGACAATAGTTGAAGAGAACACTGGACAGGTAGTTGGCATGAGTAACTGGGCAGAAGCTGCTCAAGTTAATATACAGGTGTTGCAGCAACATCTGCAGTTTGGTTGGTATTGTAGGGATGAGCTTCTAAGAAGCACACGTTCTTTAGTTTTATACATTGCTAGAAATTACAGGGGACTGGGAGTTGCCTTTGAAGATTTAGTTCAG GCTGGAAATCTTGGTGTCCTGCAAGGAGCTCAAAGATTTGATCACACACGGGGATACAAGTTCTCAACCTACGTCCAGTATTGGATAAGGAAATCAATCTCAATGGTGGTAGCACAACATGCAAGAGGAATTAGAATTCCT TCATCATTGAGCAAGGCAATAAGTCAAATACAGAAAGCTCGAAAGGCCCTGAAGAGCAGCCACGGAAAATATCCGGATGTTAATGAAATTGCAAAGTTCACTGGTCTCTCTACTGCTAAAATTATGTCAGTGAGCAAATGCCTCAGGATTGTTGGTTCGATCGATCAGAAAGTGGGAGACTCTAGCAGTGCAAAACGTTTA GAACTCATATCTGATACATCAATGAGAAGCCCAGGAGAAACAGTGGTGAGACAGCACATGCTACAAGGCATGTATGGCCTTATGAAAGACTTAGAGCCACGGGAAAGGCAAGTATTAGTCCTAAGGTTTGGGCTTAGATCTCATCAAAGGAAGTCACTTGAGGAGATTGGGAGGCTGTATTCTGTAAGCAAAGAGTGggtaagaaaaatagaaagaagaGCGCTgacaaaactaagaaaaaacgATGTCTTTCAAGATTTAAGTCAATATATGAATATGTAG
- the LOC113707343 gene encoding RNA polymerase sigma factor sigC-like isoform X4: MELSITSTSILDCSCEKLGIRVFPMHTKFAIFSNLLSLVQDSKGENVYYSAGLLGPYCRFRVVKGWEAVYESAKMSSFSVAYGDTTTWLSDPMRVKMCSSATQARENDNSETEDMEDAVSRWSYHGSCNMAHNDISSSRENNNSIYLASLRNTKALHFGLLMKNLDVLEETIADSGVLRLEEDILVQLERLGALELFQTCLCRMLKPSTLYDLSDKATKPVEASQINCPVEDVVGKKVVHSVKKEKRKSRRKRPLDKGNGKFMQEKYSSTLEDAQQVEFSPGRKSSDSRSRSLKIARTEAEMSQGVKLVSELERIRTIVEENTGQVVGMSNWAEAAQVNIQVLQQHLQFGWYCRDELLRSTRSLVLYIARNYRGLGVAFEDLVQAGNLGVLQGAQRFDHTRGYKFSTYVQYWIRKSISMVVAQHARGIRIPSSLSKAISQIQKARKALKSSHGKYPDVNEIAKFTGLSTAKIMSVSKCLRIVGSIDQKVGDSSSAKRLVRTHI; the protein is encoded by the exons ATGGAGCTGAGTATCACGTCGACTAGTATTCTGGATTGCTCCTGTGAAAAACTGGGAATAAGAGTTTTTCCTATGCACACAAAGTTTGCCATTTTTAGTAATCTATTGTCCTTGGTGCAAGATAGTAAAGGAGAAAACGTCTATTATTCAGCGGGTTTATTGGGTCCTTATTGCAGATTTAGAGTAG TTAAAGGCTGGGAGGCCGTTTATGAGTCAGCAAAAATGTCTTCCTTTTCTGTTGCCTACGGCGATACTACAACCTGGTTAAGTGATCCAATGAGAGTCAAGATGTGTTCGTCAGCCACGCAAGCCCGTGAGAATGATAACTCAGAAACAGAAGACATGGag GATGCAGTTAGCAGATGGTCCTACCATGGTTCATGCAATATGGCTCACAATGATATCTCAAGCTCGAGAGAGAATAACAATTCAATATATCTTGCAAGTTTACGGAATACTAAAGCATTACATTTTGGTTTACTGATGAAAAATCTTGATGTGTTGGAGGAGACAATTGCAGATTCAGGGGTCCTAAGGTTGGAAGAAGATATTCTGGTGCAATTGGAAAGACTTGGGGCTCTGGAGTTATTCCAGACCTGTCTATGTAGGATGCTTAAGCCCTCAACCTTATATGATCTGTCTGACAAAGCAACTAAGCCTGTTGAAGCATCTCAAATAAATTGCCCAGTGGAAGATGTTGTGGGTAAGAAGGTTGTTCACTctgtaaagaaagaaaaaagaaaatcaagaagaaagagGCCATTGGATAAAGGAAATGGTAAATTTATGCAGGAAAAGTACTCAAGTACGCTAGAGGATGCTCAACAGGTTGAATTTTCTCCTGGGAGGAAATCATCCGATTCTAGAAGTAGAAGCCTGAAAATTGCTCGAACTGAGGCAGAAATGTCTCAAGGTGTTAAG TTAGTTTCTGAGCTTGAAAGAATCAGGACAATAGTTGAAGAGAACACTGGACAGGTAGTTGGCATGAGTAACTGGGCAGAAGCTGCTCAAGTTAATATACAGGTGTTGCAGCAACATCTGCAGTTTGGTTGGTATTGTAGGGATGAGCTTCTAAGAAGCACACGTTCTTTAGTTTTATACATTGCTAGAAATTACAGGGGACTGGGAGTTGCCTTTGAAGATTTAGTTCAG GCTGGAAATCTTGGTGTCCTGCAAGGAGCTCAAAGATTTGATCACACACGGGGATACAAGTTCTCAACCTACGTCCAGTATTGGATAAGGAAATCAATCTCAATGGTGGTAGCACAACATGCAAGAGGAATTAGAATTCCT TCATCATTGAGCAAGGCAATAAGTCAAATACAGAAAGCTCGAAAGGCCCTGAAGAGCAGCCACGGAAAATATCCGGATGTTAATGAAATTGCAAAGTTCACTGGTCTCTCTACTGCTAAAATTATGTCAGTGAGCAAATGCCTCAGGATTGTTGGTTCGATCGATCAGAAAGTGGGAGACTCTAGCAGTGCAAAACGTTTAGTAC GAACTCATATCTGA
- the LOC140013667 gene encoding zinc finger CCCH domain-containing protein 23-like, with product MMIGDHSPRSNPTVQVPPWDFLDDHRTANIHSPYSISLNGSNASSFELALDNLTALQRYLPSNTGSDDVVSDTDDLDIPVDAFSCDQFRMFEFKVRRCARARSHDWTECPYAHPGEKARRRDPRKYHYSGSACPDFRKGACKKGDSCEFAHGVFECWLHPARYRTQPCKDGTQCRRRVCFFAHTPDQLRVLPQTECYDGSPSRLGCNSPGRHAYDSGVSPLSAKNGAFGSSPTSVLSSPPSSPASESPPMSPSGAVSLNSVSGLAQSMRNLQIGNTRMTAGSPPWGIQVGGGFCSPRSPSTLRPGFTSLPATPTPARTRSGLGAFDLWDKACQEEPAMERVESGRDLRAKIYAKLSKENSLESATPVPDFGWISELVK from the coding sequence ATGATGATCGGAGATCATTCTCCCCGTTCAAATCCAACCGTCCAAGTACCTCCCTGGGATTTCTTAGATGACCATCGCACGGCTAATATTCACTCACCATATTCCATTTCCCTTAACGGCAGTAATGCTAGCAGTTTCGAACTTGCCTTGGATAACTTGACGGCGCTACAGCGATATCTGCCGTCGAACACAGGCTCCGACGACGTCGTCTCGGATACCGATGACTTGGATATACCTGTGGACGCGTTCTCATGCGATCAGTTCCGCATGTTCGAGTTTAAGGTTCGCAGGTGCGCACGTGCCAGGTCACATGACTGGACTGAGTGTCCGTATGCTCATCCGGGCGAGAAGGCTCGCCGGAGGGACCCACGCAAGTATCATTATTCCGGTAGCGCTTGTCCGGACTTCAGGAAAGGCGCGTGTAAGAAGGGCGACTCCTGCGAGTTCGCTCACGGCGTATTCGAGTGCTGGCTCCACCCTGCTCGCTATCGTACGCAGCCCTGTAAAGATGGGACCCAGTGTCGCCGGAGGGTCTGTTTCTTTGCTCATACTCCTGATCAGCTGCGCGTCCTTCCTCAGACCGAGTGCTATGACGGATCTCCTAGTCGGCTCGGATGCAACTCGCCGGGTCGACATGCTTATGATTCTGGTGTCTCGCCCCTGAGCGCGAAAAATGGCGCGTTTGGGTCGTCTCCCACTTCAGTTCTGTCCTCCCCGCCTTCTTCCCCGGCTTCCGAGTCCCCTCCCATGTCGCCTAGCGGAGCGGTGAGTTTGAACTCAGTGAGTGGACTCGCTCAGTCAATGCGTAACCTGCAGATTGGTAACACGAGGATGACTGCTGGGTCTCCTCCATGGGGGATTCAAGTGGGTGGTGGGTTTTGTTCGCCTCGGAGCCCCTCCACTTTAAGGCCCGGGTTCACGAGCCTGCCCGCTACTCCGACCCCGGCCCGAACTCGGTCCGGACTCGGTGCGTTTGATCTGTGGGACAAGGCATGCCAAGAGGAGCCGGCGATGGAGCGGGTTGAATCCGGCCGGGACCTTCGCGCAAAGATCTATGCAAAACTGAGCAAGGAGAACTCCCTCGAGTCGGCCACCCCGGTTCCTGATTTCGGGTGGATTTCCGAACTCGTGAAATGA